One region of Flavobacterium sp. KACC 22763 genomic DNA includes:
- a CDS encoding CvpA family protein translates to MSFFDIIVAALLGYSLYKGIKNGLFVEVASFISLLLGIYLAIKFSSLMTGWISKHVSWNPTNIQITAFILTFILVVIGVYFLAKILTGIADFAMLGWMNKLGGGFFRILKTILILSIFIALFEKINFNNTFAKKETLDSYIFYNPVKKVAAFVYPSIEKWYETFKKEHSEKPEEEKEQTEK, encoded by the coding sequence ATGAGTTTTTTTGATATTATTGTAGCCGCGCTTTTAGGATACAGTTTGTATAAAGGCATTAAAAATGGACTTTTTGTAGAAGTTGCCTCTTTTATTTCCTTGTTGTTAGGAATTTATCTTGCCATTAAATTTTCATCTTTAATGACAGGATGGATTTCAAAACATGTTTCTTGGAATCCGACCAATATTCAAATTACGGCTTTTATCCTGACTTTTATTTTAGTTGTCATTGGCGTTTATTTCTTGGCAAAAATTTTAACTGGAATTGCCGATTTTGCCATGCTTGGCTGGATGAATAAACTCGGTGGTGGATTTTTCAGGATTTTAAAAACGATTTTAATACTGAGTATTTTTATTGCTTTGTTTGAGAAAATCAATTTCAATAATACATTCGCCAAAAAGGAAACTTTAGACAGTTATATTTTTTATAATCCGGTGAAAAAAGTGGCTGCTTTTGTATACCCATCGATTGAAAAATGGTACGAAACGTTTAAAAAGGAACATTCTGAGAAACCAGAAGAAGAAAAAGAACAGACAGAAAAATAA